A single Amphiura filiformis chromosome 19, Afil_fr2py, whole genome shotgun sequence DNA region contains:
- the LOC140140703 gene encoding histamine N-methyltransferase-like yields the protein MTVKFSELAPDEIFNEVMDFIKRNARVQKNDQVGRVEKFSPEHYDSATLDCNMTTPNVQRKPMFQPLHCNHDHYWMALHACYQNTRRQDILGKWINEEFDSYVGKILSEKFGNKRDNEPLRVLGVGSSEGYLETLQLKKLTTKFPRISASVIEPSTQRISEYQETKRQKSNEITGIEYEWHNQTFQQFVTSKAARQKYHFISIINAIYFLGELEDTIKQLYNFLQPGGIIFVVVVKEISGTGLIVKTFPRLAVEEPNLRTTTESHSVKTNHIINSTDVKSVLSKNQMAYSQSSVTDSIDLTTCFTQDEMTPETKLMLDTLTMTVKFSESAPDGIFNDVMDVIKRNTRVEKSDQGDDKYYIDNQFDILIISKQP from the exons ATGACTGTTAAGTTTAGCGAATTGGCACCAGATGAAATCTTTAATGAAGTCATGGATTTTATCAAACGTAATGCACGTGTCCAGAAAAATGATCAAG TTGGACGTGTGGAAAAATTCAGCCCTGAACATTACGACAGTGCAACCCTGGACTGCAACATGACTACACCAAATGTGCAAAGGAAACCTATGTTTCAACCATTACACTGCAACCATGACCACTATTGGATGGCTCTCCATGCATGTTATCAAAACACACGACGTCAGGACATTTTGGGGAAATGGATAAACGAAGAGTTTGATTCATATGTAGGGAAGATTTTATCTGAAAAGTTTGGCAACAAACGTGATAATGAGCCATTGCGTGTGCTTGGTGTGGGTAGCAGTGAAG GTTATCTAGAAACATTACAGTTGAAGAAACTAACAACCAAATTCCCTAGAATATCTGCAAGCGTCATTGAACCAAGCACACAGCGGATATCCGAATATCAAGAAACAAAACGTCAAAAAAGCAACGAAATTACCGGCATTGAATATGAGTGGCACAACCAAACCTTCCAGCAGTTTGTGACATCTAAGGCAGCACGACAGAAGTACCATTTCATCAGCATTATCAATGCCATATATTTTTTGGGTGAACTGGAAGATACGATCAAACAGTTATACAATTTCCTGCAACCTGGTGGGATCATATTCGTGGTGGTAGTAAAAG AAATCTCAGGTACTGGATTGATTGTGAAGACATTCCCACGTCTAGCTGTTGAAGAGCCGAATCTTCGAACTACTACCGAATCGCATTCGGTGAAAACAAACCATATCATCAACTCCACAGACGTCAAATCTGTCCTGAGCAAGAACCAGATGGCCTATAGccaatcttctgtcacagactCGATAGATCTAACTACATGTTTCACGCAAGACGAAATGACACCCGAGACAAAGTTGATGCTTGATACCTTAACAATGACTGTTAAGTTTAGCGAATCGGCACCAGATGGAATCTTTAATGACGTCATGGATGTTATCAAGCGTAATACACGTGTCGAGAAAAGTGATCAAGGTGATGACAAATATTACATTGATAACCAATTTGATATTCTGATAATATCAAAGCAGCCTTAG
- the LOC140140704 gene encoding histamine N-methyltransferase B-like yields the protein MDTQNRQQKPLLQPLHCNHDHYWMALHTLYQHTRCQEILGKWIDEEFEPYVGKVLSEKFGNKLDNDPLRVLGVGSSEGYLEILQLKKLKTEFSRISANVIEPSTRRISEYQETVREKSSEITGIEYEWYNQTFQEFVTSKEAGQKYHFISIIHAIYFAGELEDAVKRLYNFLQPGGIMFMVVMTENSGYGLVVKTFPRLAVEEPNPRTTTESQAVKTNHIINSTDVKSVLSKYKIAYTQSFVPDSIDLTTCFTEEEMTPQTS from the exons ATGGATACACAAAATCGCCAACAGAAACCTCTTCTTCAACCATTACACTGCAACCATGACCACTATTGGATGGCTCTCCATACATTGTATCAACACACACGATGTCAGGAAATTTTGGGGAAATGGATAGACGAGGAGTTTGAGCCATATGTAGGGAAGGTTTTATCTGAAAAGTTTGGCAACAAACTTGATAATGACCCATTGCGTGTGCTTGGTGTGGGCAGCAGTGAGG GTTATCTAGAAATATTACAGTTAAAGAAACTGAAAACCGAATTCTCTCGAATATCTGCAAACGTCATTGAACCAAGCACACGGCGGATATCCGAATATCAAGAAACGGTACGTGAGAAAAGCAGCGAAATTACCGGCATTGAATATGAATGGTACAACCAAACCTTCCAGGAATTTGTGACATCTAAGGAAGCAGGTCAGAAGTACCATTTCATCAGCATTATCCATGCCATATATTTTGCGGGTGAACTGGAAGATGCGGTCAAACGGCTATACAATTTTTTGCAACCTGGTGGGATAATGTTTATGGTAGTAATGACAG AAAACTCCGGTTATGGATTGGTTGTGAAGACATTCCCACGTCTAGCCGTTGAAGAGCCGAATCCACGAACTACTACCGAATCGCAGGCGGTGAAAACAAACCATATCATCAACTCGACAGATGTCAAATCTGTCCTGAGCAAGTACAAGATAGCATATACTCAATCTTTTGTCCCAGACTCGATAGATCTAACTACATGTTTCACGGAAGAAGAAATGACACCCCAGACAAGTTGA